TATgtcatcatgttttttaaacaatGGCTCGCTTCTGAGAATACTGCTGATTTTCTTGTTGAATGATCATTTATCATGTTTGCTTACATTAAGATCAAGTAATGTATttacaatattataatttaagagGGAAAATATCAGCCTAATTAATTATTAGGTTttcctcctcaaatttcaaattgttttttgaaagaaagaaaaaaacatatacataGAACTCAAGATTTCTCAATAATAAACAAGCAAGGTAACTATCAAgaaattcatcataattaattttaagaggtgtaactcaactgatcAGATTCTAGATTTGTTCCATAAAGATCACCAGTTCTAGTCTTACAAACCTTAgggccactgaaggcttacatgataGTTagcttcagggctcgtgggattagtcaaagTATATGCAAGCTGgtccgaacacccacattaatctaaaagaaaaagaaattcatcGTAATTAACCCTGAGGGatgtagctcaactggttagGCCATAAATTTACTCTCTAGAGATCActagttcgaatctcacaaacTTCAGGGCCACTGAAgacttacatgattgttaatttcaagTCTTATGAAATTGGTCAAGGTACACACAAGCTGATCCGAATATCCActttaatcaaaaataaaattcatcctAATTCGACAAATTTGTTGCTTGtgctaatatttatttatttatttattattcaccATAGTTTATTGCAAgcaactatttatttatttattcaccaGAGTAAATAAAAGCCCTGGGAGTTAAAACCTATATATCCAACTCTCAACTCATAGGTTTTCTGGGAAGAAAATGTGTTGGTCTCAAAATTTGTTGCATATCAATtgggttttttcaattattcatTAAATCCAATATAATTTGAGAAAGCCAAAGTTTTGCTCTAATGATATATTGTTATACATTTAAATAATACTCACAAAATAATggctatttctttcttttgaaagaggaagtaaaataatttcatcaaaacaaaataaaattaatcaaaataataattactttcaagtcaagaaataaaaaaaagcagcaCTATAGGCTAAGACTTCCGATAAAATTTATGGCAATGTCTTgacaagataaataataaacaattaaccGAGAAGAGGAAGCAATTGCAAAAATTGTGATTCAAAAACTGGTATGAAAATGTCTTGAATGTtaacgaaaaaagaaaaagaaaaatgaggtgTGTGGTGGGCCCACACGCATTAACAAAACAGTTACACCGAACCAATGCCATCCCATGGAAGTGATGAGATCAATGGTGATTTCACCGGAATCATTCGCGGAAATGATGATTCCGGAACTGAAAACCCCACTTCTTAACCAAACTACTCCTACTTTCCACCCTTTATCACCCTGTCTTTCCGCCTCTTCCACCTGAAACAGATCCCTCCCCACCTGCAAAAACCCTAAATCCCATGGATGAGTCCTTCATGTTAATGCTCTCGAACCTCCTCCACCTCCACAACTCCCTAGACTCGTCAACTTCCTTCCTCCCCTCCCCTTCTTCatcctcctccgcctcctccccTTCCTCCCTCCTCTCGTCCTCCCCTCCTACCCCTCTCCTCTTCTTCACCCTCGCTTCCCTCCTCTCTTACCTCGCCTCCCAAAAAAAACCCACCTCCACCAAACCCCCCTCTTCCACCTCTATCACCACTACAAACCTtgaatcctcctcctccttctccgTTTCCGCTTTCCGGGCACTCTCCACTGAACACATCTGGTCATTAGAAGCTCCTCTTCGTGACTCCCAATGGAGGTCAATGTACGGGTTATCCTATCCTGTTTTTACTACTGTTGTTGATAAATTAAAACCCCATATTACTGCTTCTAATCTTTCTTTACCCACTGATTATGCTGTTAGTATGGTTCTCTCTAGATTAGCACACGGGTTTTCTGCTAAAACACTTGCTTCGCGGTATTCTTTAGAGCCTTATTTAGTTTCTAAGATTACTAATATGGTTACAAGATTGTTGGCTACTAAGCTTTACCCTGAATTTATTAAGATTCCGGTTAGTAAACGGAGGTTGATTGAGACTACACAGGCATTTGAGGAGTTGACTTCTTTGCCTAATATGTGTGGAGCTATTGATGGGAGTCCAATTAAGGTGAAACGTGCGGATATTGGGGGTAATATGTATAAATGCCGATATGGGTACTCGTCGGTTTTATTGCAAGTTGTGGCTGATCATAAGAAGGTGTTTTGGGATGTGTGTGTGAAGGCGCCAGGTGGGAGTGATGATGCTAGTCATTTGAGGGGGAGTGTGTTGTATAATAGGCTTGTTTCGGGTGATGTTGTGTGGGATAAGGTGATTAATGTTAGGGGTCATCATGTTAGGCCATATATAGTTGGGGATTGGTGTTATCCCTTGCTGTCATTTCTTATGACACCCTTTTCACCGAATGGGTCTGGGACTCCTTCACAGAATTTGTTTGATGGGATGTTGATGAAAGGGAGGTCAGTAGTGGTGGATGCTATTGCATTGTTGAAGGGAAGGTGGAAGATTTTGCAGGATTTGAACGTGGGTCTTGATCATGCACCACAGACCATTGTTGCTTGCTGTGTTCTGCATAACTTGTGCCAAATTGCAAGGGAGCCAGAGCCAGAAACTTGGAAGGATCCAGATGAGGGTGGTGTTCCAGCAAGAGGGCTTGAGAACGAGAagtcttttcattattttggaGATAGCCTGAGGCAGGCGCTGGCTGATGATTTGCACCAGAGACTTTCTTCAAGATAGATTTATGCTCTTATGAGAAACTGTTTTGCAGCCATTACTTTCTCTGCAAGGATAAATTCTTTAGTAATTCTAACCCAATTTAGATGACATGTGGGTTTTCTTTTGCTTGCTTATTTGGCCTCTTTTGGAACGTTTTAGATGTAGGTTTTCTGCATCATTGAACTCCATATGCAATCAATTCTCTGTACTTCATAGGGTGAGCTAACTTGGAAATTGAATTCTCTAATCAGAGAAAAGTCAGATAACCGTAGTTGGAGGTATCAGTACTTGATTGTTACTTGTATTGTTGCTCATTAAATGAATGTTTGTTTTGCTCGAGTGTGACTTCCTTTCATATCCTGGGTTCTTTTGCACAGATGGTGTTTGCTGTTCTGATGCATTGGTGAAGTAATTATTCATGCATCAGTCCCATATCTTGACCCTAGGTGTTTGCCTTGCTATACATCCTTGATGTTGTCTTGGGGAATCTCTTTTTGCAGATTCTTTAGCTGAAGGAACCAAAGCCTTCAGGTAAGGTATCCCATCACCCGATAATGGCAAACAGAGTTCTTGGCCCAAAAGCTAAATAATGCTCTGCCAGCAAGAGCAGCCATCTGTTTTCAGGTGGAGATGCTGTGAgtctgcagcagcagcagaagtgGCCCTTTTGCTTCGTTGCCAATCTGCAACTACTGTTTAACCGGAAGTTGAATTATATGAATGATGATTCAGGTAACATAGCAATTGTTTGGTTTCTCTTGACGCCTAAAAGTTATCAAGTCTCGTTCTTAATTTATTCTTCACGGCATGGACCGTGAAATATTGAATTTGCTCTTGTCAGTACGGGATAGCTAATGTGGAACTATAAAGCTAACATGGCGACCACTGTGAAATTACATAAATCCACCAAATCCTAGTAAATTCCCTTCCGtggttttattcttttcttttctttttttgagaaaaattcaTTTCCGTAGTTAACaacataataagaaaaaaggaaagtcACGGGTGCAGTTCTCAAATCCGTTACTATTGGCGTTAAGCATGGCGTCGCGCACAAAGAAGAATTAAGTTTATTCGAGTATTGTCTGCATGGAGGAAAATCTAGCGTCTTTGAGGCATTGAACTAGATGGCCCAATTGCGTGAGAGAAAAGCTTCAAAGAATACTAGCATGTCAGTACGGCGTCACAGGAAGAATGTTAGCTTCAGCGTCTGCATGTCCTTTATCTGGCCAATGATTCTTCGAACCATAAGACCAGCAAAAATATCATAACCAATGGCTGAAATGCCTGGGGAGTTGGGAGACATGGTTCAGCCTCGCTTGATCTAAAGAATCAGGAGCTTCCAAAATGTCCCCGATAAGCAGCTCTGTTTACACAGATCACATACAAGCTTGAAGGGCAAAACCCTGTGGTAACAAGTTAACAACACGAGTGTAAAACTgggtttgataattttatgaCATTGATCCACAAGAATGAGATTACAGCACATCTACAACCACAATAAACGTGGCATGCATTATTTAGACAGcaaaactgtatttttttaccTCATGGTAACCATTCCACAGAAAAAGTTTGATCCGCACTTCCTTCAGCAGAGTCATCATCCCCATAATTTAAATACGggctacaaaaaaaataaaaaactgttcCCATATGGTTCACTCAACTTCATGGGACATGGTGACTGGTGACGAAAACCATCTTCAGGCGTTGCGCGCAAGTGATTGATAAAACATTTTAACATAAAGTTAACCGATGATCTCCCGAAAGCTGTATGGCTCAGTTCCAAGTCCGTCCAAATCAAGGTTTCAAATTCGTAGGAATGCTTTTGGCACTACCATGCAGTTGTTGCTCAAGGTTCCTGGAGCCGAGAAGCAGAAGTATTCACTGTGGATGCGAGATTGTATTGTGCATGTGATGCTGAGGTGGATTATAATGCGCCAAGGCCAGAATAGATTGAATAAGAGACAAGCTACAACATGTTCTTCTGTATGCAATATTATGCTATGACCAGGAGCAACACaagcaggaaaaagaaaaatagaactaAATGCAGTAAATTGGTGTTGCATCATATTGAGTATAGATAACATAGTATGCACAGTTCATCATCATAGTTTTATCTACAATTCTTGTGAATAATTGGCAAGAAAATATGGGGATACGAGAATGTGAAACTGAAGTCCATAACATCTTGAGGTACCAGAAAAGCAAAGAAACTGAAATTCAGCTTCCTTCATCAGGCCCTTGACAGGACAAAATATGTCCAGTGAACATTGATAGAAGATAGAATGAATTATCCATCATAAAGTCTACTGGCCAGCATTGGCAGGAGCTGCACCGCTTGGAAGAAAGCCATCCTTGGCCATTTCAGTAAGCAAATTAAAAACTGCATCTATGTTCCCTTCTTTATGGTTGATCTGAACAAGTGCTTTAGAAAGCTCTGCATCTGAAAGCTTGCAGCTTCTCAATATGTCCCTTATAACTAGATTCAACTGCTCGTCCATCCCTTCACTGTAAAGTGCCTTAACCAGAGCAATGATGGTCACAGTATGAGGAatgaaaccaaaatcaaccatTTCCTTGTAGAGTTTATGTGCCTTATGAACATTTCCATCTCTGCAATGACCATGTATAATGACATTATAAACCGCTTCATTTGGCTTCTGGTTTCTCTTAATCATGGATTCAAAAACTTGATCTGCTTCGTTCATCAAACCCTTCATACAGAATCCCTTTATGAGAGCCACGACACTCTTAAATTCAATATCACTACAACTTTCTATCAGTGTATCATATGTTATGCCATTTGGGATAGACTCGTCGTAAAACAACTTAAGCAGGAGCCTCTTTGCCTCCCTTGTTCGAGCTTGCTTGTTTAGTCCATTAATAAGCACATTGTAGGTGACTGTATCCGGTAGAAAGcccttttttatcatttcatcatGCAAATTAAGAGCCTCATTCAAATCTCCTTCTTTACAATAACCATTAATCAAGCTTGTATAAGTGAATTCATCAGGAAGCAGACTCTTATTCAACATCTCTTGGAACAGATCACAAGCTTCATTCAGTCTTCTCTGCTCACAGAGACCTTGGATAAGCGATGAGTAGGTAATGGCATCAGGTGAAACACCCTTCTCAACCATCTCCGCATTCATTTGAAATGCCCTGTCCAACTCTTGGTATCGACAAAATCCAGCTATGATAGTACTGTAACTTACAACATCTGGGGACAAACCTTTACCCTCCATACCTCGTAACAATCCTATGGCCTCCTCCATCCTTCCTGAAACACAATGTCCATTTAAAAGGGCATTATAAGTTACAATTGTGGGCGGGAAACCACTTCTAATCATTTCATCCCAAATACGGTAAGCCTCATCCATGAATCCCTTTTGTGAAAACCCATTGATCAATGATGTGTACGTTACTCCATTCGGACGAAGACCTCTAACATGCATCTGATCAAAAAACTCCATTGCTCGGTTCAAATTCCCAGCCTTACACATTGTATTAATCAACGAAGTATATGTAACAACATCAGGGGGCAATCCATTCCTCAACATCTCTGAATGCAAAACAAGCGCTTGGTGAAAATTACCCACTTTGCAATATCCATTTACAAGTGTATTATAAGTCACCCCATCAGGAGCAAAACCATTCCGATCCATCTCCGCAAGAACCCCACTTGTCTCCTCTATCCTCCCTACTCTGCACAATCCATTAATCACCATATTATACGTAAGCAAGTTTGGCTCCAAACCTTCCAACCCCATCGACCTCAACAATTTAAACGCCTCATCTATCCTCTTCAACTTACAATATGCACCAATTACAGTATTATATGTAACCACATTCGGCAAACATCTATTTCTCTCCATTTCTTCAAAAAACCTCAACCCCATTTCCAAATTCCCCGCTGCACAGAAACCccttatcaaaatattataactgAATACATTCAAAGAAACCCCACTTGCAATCATTTCCCTGTACACTTTCTCAGCAAATATAACTGGTTTTCTACACCTAACTATTGAATCCAAAATTGCATTGTATGACAAAACACCAGGCATAAACCCATTAAGCTTGGCTAAATCAACAATATTCAAAgccttttcaataaaatttaagtaAGAACAAGATTTTACCACTAAATCAAAAACAGCAGAGCTTGAATTACACATAAAGTAAGTATCTTTAAGACATTGAAAGAAATAATTACCCTTCTCATCAACAGAATTTTCAGCCAAGTCCTGAGCTAGATTTTGGGCTGTTTTATAGAGCTTGAATTTGGTTAAAATGTGAAGGGCAATGCATTTACAGTGGGGGTTAAAGAATTGGTGGGGTTTAGCAAAGTTAATGAATTTGAGGGTCAGGGTTCGATCATTTTGGGTTTGGAGAAGCAAATATGAAGCTAATTCAGGGGTTATTTGGGAAGATATCGAATTTAAGTGGTATGGATAGCGTTTGAGGAGGGTTAGGGCTTTTTCTGCTAAAAGGGCATCTGTGGGTGAAGAGAGAGTAGACAAAGAACGGTAGATTTGGAGTCTGGGTAGGGACATTTTGGGAATTTGGAGAATTTAGGGTTTTGGAGTGAGCGGAGAGAAGAACCAGTGAAGAGGTTGATTGATGGAGCTCTGATTTTTAACTGAAGGGTTTAAGAGAagtttccctctctctctctttttacgAACGACGAGTAGTCATATTAATGACTTCAAGCTGTAATTTGTTTAgatttcagtattttttttcaagtcttaATAGTAATTATGAGCGAAAAATATGAATCAATtggtacaaaaataaaatctgagCGAAAAATATGCAAACAACTCCTAGAATTTTTTTGTCGAAATATCTTAAAGTTGCTATAgagtaattataaataattttacttcacaagaaaaataaatacaagaaagaaagaaacaagaaataaaataaaaaatattttgagattaGATAgaaatattcttatattttttatgagtaaaataaaattttctcttttattatctatttttttaaaatgaacttATAAAGTAATGGTAGTTATTCCtggaatatttaaaatttttcaatccTTGCTTCTTCAAAAAGAAGTAGCAGTTCATTTATTCACagcaaaatatctttttaagatTAACTATATgatacattaacaaaatatgCGAGGAGGTATTTTCAACAGGgtataaagatatttttctattttttttagaacaataaaatacattcatttttcttaaaagtaaaattcaaaCAATTGATTTCTAGGGGTTTTTTTGAGATTTCacattttttacaataaaattaccAACTTACCCttagaattaaatttcacaCGGGCTTGTTTATAGGCAATTTCAGATTTTCATTTTGACTTTATGTTATAAGCAGATTAGTAGCgctattttatattaattaaaaattattaagtttTTGAAACTGTCAGGTTCATG
This region of Populus trichocarpa isolate Nisqually-1 chromosome 9, P.trichocarpa_v4.1, whole genome shotgun sequence genomic DNA includes:
- the LOC7490014 gene encoding protein ANTAGONIST OF LIKE HETEROCHROMATIN PROTEIN 1-like; the encoded protein is MDESFMLMLSNLLHLHNSLDSSTSFLPSPSSSSSASSPSSLLSSSPPTPLLFFTLASLLSYLASQKKPTSTKPPSSTSITTTNLESSSSFSVSAFRALSTEHIWSLEAPLRDSQWRSMYGLSYPVFTTVVDKLKPHITASNLSLPTDYAVSMVLSRLAHGFSAKTLASRYSLEPYLVSKITNMVTRLLATKLYPEFIKIPVSKRRLIETTQAFEELTSLPNMCGAIDGSPIKVKRADIGGNMYKCRYGYSSVLLQVVADHKKVFWDVCVKAPGGSDDASHLRGSVLYNRLVSGDVVWDKVINVRGHHVRPYIVGDWCYPLLSFLMTPFSPNGSGTPSQNLFDGMLMKGRSVVVDAIALLKGRWKILQDLNVGLDHAPQTIVACCVLHNLCQIAREPEPETWKDPDEGGVPARGLENEKSFHYFGDSLRQALADDLHQRLSSR
- the LOC7490013 gene encoding pentatricopeptide repeat-containing protein At5g39710 gives rise to the protein MSLPRLQIYRSLSTLSSPTDALLAEKALTLLKRYPYHLNSISSQITPELASYLLLQTQNDRTLTLKFINFAKPHQFFNPHCKCIALHILTKFKLYKTAQNLAQDLAENSVDEKAGNLEMGLRFFEEMERNRCLPNVVTYNTVIGAYCKLKRIDEAFKLLRSMGLEGLEPNLLTYNMVINGLCRVGRIEETSGVLAEMDRNGFAPDGVTYNTLVNGYCKVGNFHQALVLHSEMLRNGLPPDVVTYTSLINTMCKAGNLNRAMEFFDQMHVRGLRPNGVTYTSLINGFSQKGFMDEAYRIWDEMIRSGFPPTIVTYNALLNGHCVSGRMEEAIGLLRGMEGKGLSPDVVSYSTIIAGFCRYQELDRAFQMNAEMVEKGVSPDAITYSSLIQGLCEQRRLNEACDLFQEMLNKSLLPDEFTYTSLINGYCKEGDLNEALNLHDEMIKKGFLPDTVTYNVLINGLNKQARTREAKRLLLKLFYDESIPNGITYDTLIESCSDIEFKSVVALIKGFCMKGLMNEADQVFESMIKRNQKPNEAVYNVIIHGHCRDGNVHKAHKLYKEMVDFGFIPHTVTIIALVKALYSEGMDEQLNLVIRDILRSCKLSDAELSKALVQINHKEGNIDAVFNLLTEMAKDGFLPSGAAPANAGQ